The sequence below is a genomic window from Candidatus Methylomirabilota bacterium.
CAGCAGCGCCGCCGCGCCAGGCAGGCGAAGCGGTGTGTCGCCGGCGCCGAAGGCGACGAGCCGCGCGGTCGAAGACCTGCCGCGCCCCGGCGCCGCCGGCGTGACGACGCCCGCCACGCCCGCGATGGCGAAGTCTCCCGCCCGGCGCGCCATCTCCGCAAAGCCCCAGCCGCGCTCCACCGACCCGGGAATCTCGACCTCGGTGAGGATCTCGCGCGGCTCGAGCGCGGTGACGAGGGGCCCCACGAAGAAATCCCGCGCCGGGATCGTGCGTCGTCCCGCCGGCCCCACGACCGTCAGGGTGGCGTCGAGCGCGACGGCGGCGGCGGGAAGCTCGGCGGCGGGATCCGCGTGGGCGATGCTGCCGCCGACGGTGCCGCGATTGCGGATGGCGCGGTGGCCGACGTGGGCGGCGGCCGCGGCCAGCAGCGGTGCGCGCTCGCGGACGAGCGGCGAGGCTAACAGATCTGTGTGACGGACGAGAGCCCCGATCACGAGCCCGCCCTCGGGCCCTGGCCTGATCGCGTCGAGGCCGGGCAGGCCGTTGATGTCCACGAGCGTCGTCGGCCGCACCAGCCTCATGTTCAGAAGCGGCACCAGGCTCTGCCCGCCAGCGAGGAGCTTGGCGTCGCCATCGTCGTCGAGGCAGCCGAGCGCCTCGGGGAGACTCTTCGGTCGGACGTAGGTGAAGGGCGCCGGCTTCACTGACGCGGGGCGAGAGCGAAGAGGCGCGCTGGATTCGTGTCGAGGATCGCGCGCGCGCTCGCCTCGCCCAACCCGGCCTTGCGAACGCTCTCGACCGGCGCCGGGTCGCGGATGTCGAAGGGGGCGTCGCTGCCGAGCACGATCCGCTCGACGCCGACGAGGTCGACGAGATAGCGGAGCGCCGTCGGCAGATGGGTGATCGTGTCGTAGGGGAACCACCGGAGGCCCTGATCGGGGAAGAAAAAGCGCAGCCGGCCGTCGCTGGCCCGCTCGAGGCCGACGCCGTACCGGGCGGGCTCACGTTGGACCGCCTCCAGGAAGCCGGGCGGAATGTAGTGCGCGTGGACGTCGATGGGGCCCATGGGCAGAGTATGGTACCTCCTATGCCGGCCGCGAACAAAGGCTCCCGGCCCGGATCCTCCCCGGCGCGCTCGCTCGAAAGCGCACAGGCGGCGCGGCAACGTCGCGCCTGACTTCGCCCTTTGCCCGCTGAATTGACATCGCGCAGATGGCTGCGAGAAGGTCGCTGGTCGGGGTCTGGTTTTTGGTGGCGGCCACGCGGAGATTCCCGCAGCGGGTCGAGGAGCTGGGAGATACTCGTCGAGCGGTGCGCTGCGGCCGGACTTCCGTCCGCTACGGCCGTGTGCGTTGTCGCCTCCTGGTCACGCCAGGCGTCGATGATCCGGACTCCGTCGAGGTAGACGCGGATGCCGTCGGCGGCGCGGGCGGTGAACTTATAGCGGCCGGCGCTGAACTGGAAGCGGCCGGACGAGGAACTCGGAGATCCCGAAGAGGCGAACGGCCGCTTCCCAGACGAGCAAGGAGACGCCGAGCGTGAGGACCGTGGTCAGGATGCGCCGCCCGCGCATACGTCCGGCATGATACAAGTCTCGCCCCTGAAGGTGATCGTCTTCCCCGGGGGCTTCAACTGGCCGCTCTGGACGGGACAGGCGCTGGGCTTCTTCGCCCGCCACGGTCTGGAGATCACGCTCACGCCGACGCCGAACTCGGTCGTCCAGCTCACCAGCCTGATCGCCGGCGACGTCGACATCGCCATCACCGCCATCGACAACGTCATCGCCTATCAGGAGGGCCAGGGCGAGGTGCCGGTCGGCGCCGCGCCCGATCTGTTCGCCTTCATGGGCGGCGATCACGGGTTTCTCCGACTGATCGTGCAGCCGGAGATTCGGACCTACGCCGATCTTCGCGGCCAGGTGCTCTCGGTCGACGCCATGACCACGGGCTTCGCCTTCGTGCTCCGAAAGATGCTGGAGCTGGGCGGCCTCGAGGAGGGGGAGTACTCGCTCGTGCGAGCCGGCGGCGTCCGCGAGCGGTGGAACGCCCTCAAGGACAAGCGCCACGCGGGGACGCTCCTGCTCACGCCCTTCGAGCTCCTGGCCGAATCGATCGGCTTGCGGAGGCTCGGTAATGCCGTCGACGTCATCGGCCCCTACCAGGGCCATCTCGGCGCCACCCGGCGCTCGTGGGCCCGCGACCACGCCGCGGAGCTGGTCGCCTTCATCCGGGCCTATCGGGCGAGCCTGGCCTGGCTCTTCGACCCCGCCCACCGCGCGGAAGCGGTGGGGATCCTCCGGCGGAATGCGCCGGACATGCCGGCCGAGATCGCCCAGCGCGCCTACGACGTGCTGCTGTCGCCCGTGCAGGGCTTCCAGCCTCAGGCGAAGCTCGACGTTGAAGGGATCAGGACGGTCCTGAGGCTCCGGAGCGAGTACGGACGGCCGCGGAAGGAGCTGACCGACCCGACGCGCTACTACAACCTCACGTATTACGACCGCGCCGGCGCGAAGGCCTGACGAGCCCTACGGCAAGAACGCCAGGTCCACCATCTTCTCCACCGGGACGCGGGCGTGCCTGGAGACGATGGCGACGACCGCCTGTGCAACCGCGTGCGGCCAGCCCCTTGCTGGCGTCGCATTTGCTACATCCACGTCCGGGAGGACTCGCCATGAAGACGATTGCAACGATTGCATTGGCGGTAGCGCTCGGCCTGGCCTGGGTCGGAGCCGCCATTCCGGCCACGGCGGCCGAGGTCAAGGACAAGGCCAGCGAAGTCAAGGAAGAGACCAAGGACAAGGCCCGGGACGTCAAGGACAAGCTGAAGTCCGCGGGCGAGAAGGTCAAGGACAAGGCGGTCGAGGTCAAGGACAA
It includes:
- a CDS encoding amidohydrolase family protein gives rise to the protein MGPIDVHAHYIPPGFLEAVQREPARYGVGLERASDGRLRFFFPDQGLRWFPYDTITHLPTALRYLVDLVGVERIVLGSDAPFDIRDPAPVESVRKAGLGEASARAILDTNPARLFALAPRQ
- a CDS encoding xanthine dehydrogenase family protein subunit M; translation: MKPAPFTYVRPKSLPEALGCLDDDGDAKLLAGGQSLVPLLNMRLVRPTTLVDINGLPGLDAIRPGPEGGLVIGALVRHTDLLASPLVRERAPLLAAAAAHVGHRAIRNRGTVGGSIAHADPAAELPAAAVALDATLTVVGPAGRRTIPARDFFVGPLVTALEPREILTEVEIPGSVERGWGFAEMARRAGDFAIAGVAGVVTPAAPGRGRSSTARLVAFGAGDTPLRLPGAAALLAGQPIDRALARAAGEAAARECAPRDDVHATADYRRHLVGVLTEQVVLDCAARLGS
- a CDS encoding ABC transporter substrate-binding protein codes for the protein MIQVSPLKVIVFPGGFNWPLWTGQALGFFARHGLEITLTPTPNSVVQLTSLIAGDVDIAITAIDNVIAYQEGQGEVPVGAAPDLFAFMGGDHGFLRLIVQPEIRTYADLRGQVLSVDAMTTGFAFVLRKMLELGGLEEGEYSLVRAGGVRERWNALKDKRHAGTLLLTPFELLAESIGLRRLGNAVDVIGPYQGHLGATRRSWARDHAAELVAFIRAYRASLAWLFDPAHRAEAVGILRRNAPDMPAEIAQRAYDVLLSPVQGFQPQAKLDVEGIRTVLRLRSEYGRPRKELTDPTRYYNLTYYDRAGAKA